A section of the Bombus fervidus isolate BK054 chromosome 9, iyBomFerv1, whole genome shotgun sequence genome encodes:
- the LOC139991060 gene encoding uncharacterized protein C15orf61 homolog codes for MLVKALSTQRKLVVCPYGTWLKIASKKTKPSASEVLTSYLLQTNEPPWTSYFVKYADVVNDQRGMSHFNWPVGNSNYHVLRTGCFPYIKYHCTKRPRQDLSAEDKFFKAIKLLNLGIPTLMYGLAAILLIRHREIVNTSQGNVVIYFLLPEDKGSMY; via the exons ATGCTTGTAAAAGCCTTGTCCACACAAAGGAAACTCGTCGTTTGTCCATACGGTACTTGGCTGAAGATTGCTTCCAAGAAGACCAAACCCTCAGCATCCGAG GTCTTAACGAGTTATCTCCTGCAAACGAACGAGCCACCATGGACTTCGTATTTTGTCAAGTATGCCGACGTTGTGAACGATCAAAGAGGGATGTCCCATTTCAATTGGCCAGTAGGCAACAGCAATTATCATGTACTTAGAACCGGCTGCTTTCCATACATCAAATATCACTGCACCAAGAGGCCACGACAGGACCTCAGCGCCGAGGACAAATTTTTCAAGGCGATCAAGCTTCTGAACCTTG GTATACCTACATTAATGTACGGACTGGCAGCAATTTTATTGATCAGACACCGAGAAATCGTGAATACGTCCCAAGGAAACGtagtgatatattttttactgcCCGAGGACAAAGGTTCCATGTACTGA